Within the Bradyrhizobium cosmicum genome, the region GCGTCCCGCAACTCCTGTGAGTGCTGCAGGCGTTGCGCGTCGGACGACGCGCCGCGCAGTCGTGGGCGGCGCTGCCGCCGCGGCGGGCGCAGCGGCAGTTGTGGCACCCGCCTGCGCCCGCGTCCTGGTGAATGGAGTATGGGTCTGTCGGTAGCTTGGCGAGCCGGGTATCCCCGGCTCCGTCTTTTCAGGAGAAGATTATATGAAGCATTTATCGATCGTTATATGCGTCGCCGCGACTTTTGCGACGACTGGTGCTTTGGCACAGCCGGCCAATCTCACAGGGGTCTACAAATGCGTTCAGATGTGTCGCGGAGACTTGCCGGCTTACGTCACGCAGAATGGGACTGAACTCAACCTGTTGACCGAAGCAGGCGTGCCGTCCCGTGCCTGGCCCGACTGGTACTCTCCGGCAAACCGGATCTGGATCGATGCGTTCAATCAAAGCGCGGTCTATTCACCTGACGGGATGCTCATCCAGTTTGACAATGGGACCATCTGGCAGCGCGACGTGCCCCCGCTTTCGCCGCCTGTGCGGCGGCGCCGATAAGTATGTACGAGATCGCATCGACGACGGGCCATGAAGTGGGGCGGGTGCGACGAGACGAATAAGAGCATCTGCGCCGAGCTGAGCAGGATCGACGTTTGAACTTCCGCTCGGAGTCATTTTCGGCGGAGTGGGCCAGTGCTGTCCGGGCAGGGCGCACGAAACTACACATTTTTCCTCCCCAACATCATCCGATAGAAGCCCGGCGCCTGCGTCCGAACCTGGGGAGCGGCAGCGCTTGCCTGGCCCCCGAACGCCTGAGCTACGAGGGCCAAGGTCGTGCCGGTGTAGATCGAGTTCATCTTCGCTCCCTTGGGTTCAAGACCTCTGTTCGACTTCCGCCGCACGGTCGGAAAGTTGCCTTCCGACTCTCAACCCTTCCATCCCTTTAGAAAATCGAGAAGAAGCTCGTTGACCCGTCCCGGCTGTTCTTCCTGCGGAAGATGGCCGCAACGTTCGATCGGGGCGACCGAGAGGTTTTCTGCCATCTCGCTCCAGACCGCTTTCATGTCGAAGAGGCGGCCGACAGCGCCGAAGTCTTCACCCCAAAGGGAAAGCACGGGGCACCGGATCTTCTGCTCGGCGTCCTCGAGATCCTGCGCGATGTCTTCTGCGCCGGCGCGATAGTCGGCCATCGCGCCCCGTACGGCGCCAGGCGCGCTGTAGGATCTTACGTAGGTCTCGAACGCCTCGCCGGAGATCGTCATTGGGTCGTGGCACCAGTCGGAGAAGAAGTGACGAAGCCAGATGTCCTCGCGTCCCGCGATCAGTGCTTCCGGCAGGTCGGGGATCTGGTGGAACATGAAGAACCAGTATTCGCGGGCGACTTTCGCGTTCATCTCGCGCGCCACGATGCGTGTCGGAACGTTGTCCATGACGACGAGACGATCGACCAGATCCGGGTGGTCCTTGACCAGGCGGGTCGCGACCCGCGCGCCGCGATCGTGTCCGATCAGTGCCACGCGCTCCACGCCGAGTGTCTTCAACAGCTCGACGATGTCGTTGGCCATCGTCCGCTTGTCGTAGCCGTTCGGCGGCTTGTCGGTCTCGCCGTATCCGCGCAGGTCCGGCGCGATCACCCGGTAGTGGGCGGCAAGCGCCGGTATCTGGAAACGCCAGGCGAAGCTGGTTTCCGGGAAGCCGTGCAGTAGCACGACCGGGGGGCCGGCCCCGGCCTCCAGATAGAACTGGCGGATGCCGTTTGCTCGGCAGGTTGCCCGACGAATGGTGGTCACCGATCTCATGCCCTGGGTGCGAGGTTTTCGGGCGCGATCCTTCGTCAAGTCGGAGGTAACTGATTGCAGGTTTTCACGGCATTTTGCACGATTGCATCGCTGCAGCTGCGGGAACGCCCGGTCAGGTGCCGAATTTTACCCTGGCGGCGGTTCCAGGATCGGGAGAAAGTCCAAGACGCGCGGCGATGTTCGGGATTGTCTGTTCGAAACGAGTAGCAACCGAAGGGAGAACGAGGACCCGCGCGCGGAGATGGTGCTCCGAACGGACGGCCTCGGGACCAAGGATTAGGCAGCAATTGCGTGAACGCACGGGGACTTCATCACGTCACAGCGATCATCGGCGATGTACACCGCGCCGCCGACTTCTACGCGGGTGTGCTGGGGCTCAAGCGGGTCAAGAAGACCGTCTGCTATGACGATCCCGGCAGTTACCACGTCTACTACGGCGACGACGTCGGCAATCCGGGTGCCGTAATCAGCACGCTCGCCTGGAATTGTGTGACGCCGGGGCTCAGCGGCGTCGGCGAGGTCGTCCAGACCGCCTTCCGCGTCGCTCCGGATTCGCTCGATGGATGGGTGGATCGGCTCAACTCCTCAGGGGTCCCCAATCGATTGGACGTGTCGCCGTTCGGCGAGCGCATGCTCTGCTTTTCCGATCCCGATGGCACGGCGCTGTCGTTGGTCGAGGCGTGGGAAAAGCAACCAGCGCGAACCGGCCAAGACTCGACGGCCGATCGTGCGCTACGTGGTCTTCATAGTGTCACGCTGAGCGTCCGCGAGGAGGACGAGACCATCGACATCCTTCAGAAGGTTTTCGATTTCCAGCTGGTCTCTCAGCGAAACGGCGCCATGCGCTTCGTGGCTCACGACGGCCCGGGCGGGACCATCACCTTGCGCATGATCGGAAAGTCATCGCGGGGGCGCCTTGGCGGTGGCACCATCCGGCACGTCGCCTTTCGCGCGAGCAATCTCGATCATCGATCGGAGATGGTCGAAAAACTCCGGTCGGTGTACGGCATCGTGGTGAGCGAACCCATCGAGCGAACCTACCTGAATGCAGTCGGCTTTCGCGCGCCTTGCGGCGTGCTTTTCGAGATCGCGACCGACGGCCCGGGTTTCGCGGTCGACGAGGCGCCGGAGAGGTTAGGCCAGCAACTTCAGCTTCCCTCTTTTCTCGAAGAGCGTCGCGCCGAATTGGCGGCGATCCTGCCTCCGCTCGCTTGAACTGCCTGTCGACCGTTGCGAGCCCGACCGTCCATGAAATCGGTCAGTCGCGGGCACATGAAGTCAAGGAATGCTCTCACGCGAAAGGGCAGCCGCGGTCCGCCGTGATAGAGCGCGTGTATTTGCTCTTCGTCGCCTGCCGTGCCCTCGAGCACTTCGACCAGGTGGCCAGCCGATATGTCGTCGCGAACGTGATAATCGGCGAGCCTTGCGAGGCCAATGCCCGCGATTGCCATTCGCCGCAGGCTCTGTGCGTTGTTTGCAAGCAGCGAGCCGCTGATCGCGCGGTCGACAATTCGCCCGCTCTCCTTCAGGGGCCAGACCGGGGCAGAGCGTCGGAAATTGAATCCCAAGCAATTGTGACGTGAAAGGTCCTGAACCCTCTTCGGCTCACCCAGGCGATTTATGTAGTCTGGAGATGCGACGATCCTTCGTTTGACGACCCCGATGCGCCGGGCGACCATTGCGGAGGCCTGCAAGGGACCGACGCGGAAGGCTACATCGGTCCGGTCGAGGTACATATCGACGATTTCGTCGGAGAGCGAGATGTCGACCACGATCTCCGGGTGAGCTTGCCAGAAGGCGGGGAGCAGGGGCTCAAGGCCGAGAATGCCAAAGGCAATCGTGGTGTTGACCCGGATCGTTCCGCCCGCGGCCGCTGCGCCCTGAGAGATTCCGCGTTCGATGCCATCGAGCTCGGCCAGCAGCGCAACGCTCTTGTCGTGGTATGTCTGCCCTTCGGATGTCAGCGCCAGCCGCCGCGTCGAGCGCTCGAACAGCCTGACGCCGAGCCGTGCCTCGATCCTCCCGATGAGCTTGCTGACGGTGGACGGCGTCATCAACAGTCGACGGGCCGCCTCCGAATAGCTCTTGGCTTCGACCACCCGGAGGAAAACCTGCATTTCGCCGATGCGATTATCCATCGCGCATCCATCTATGAAATCGTTTCACAGATAAGATGGAACTGGAGCGGATTATCAAGTCCGCCAAATGTCACCTATCCTGTGCCATCGTTTCCTTTTGCGATCGAATTTCCCGCC harbors:
- a CDS encoding alpha/beta fold hydrolase — its product is MRSVTTIRRATCRANGIRQFYLEAGAGPPVVLLHGFPETSFAWRFQIPALAAHYRVIAPDLRGYGETDKPPNGYDKRTMANDIVELLKTLGVERVALIGHDRGARVATRLVKDHPDLVDRLVVMDNVPTRIVAREMNAKVAREYWFFMFHQIPDLPEALIAGREDIWLRHFFSDWCHDPMTISGEAFETYVRSYSAPGAVRGAMADYRAGAEDIAQDLEDAEQKIRCPVLSLWGEDFGAVGRLFDMKAVWSEMAENLSVAPIERCGHLPQEEQPGRVNELLLDFLKGWKG
- a CDS encoding ring-cleaving dioxygenase; this encodes MNARGLHHVTAIIGDVHRAADFYAGVLGLKRVKKTVCYDDPGSYHVYYGDDVGNPGAVISTLAWNCVTPGLSGVGEVVQTAFRVAPDSLDGWVDRLNSSGVPNRLDVSPFGERMLCFSDPDGTALSLVEAWEKQPARTGQDSTADRALRGLHSVTLSVREEDETIDILQKVFDFQLVSQRNGAMRFVAHDGPGGTITLRMIGKSSRGRLGGGTIRHVAFRASNLDHRSEMVEKLRSVYGIVVSEPIERTYLNAVGFRAPCGVLFEIATDGPGFAVDEAPERLGQQLQLPSFLEERRAELAAILPPLA
- a CDS encoding LysR substrate-binding domain-containing protein, translated to MDNRIGEMQVFLRVVEAKSYSEAARRLLMTPSTVSKLIGRIEARLGVRLFERSTRRLALTSEGQTYHDKSVALLAELDGIERGISQGAAAAGGTIRVNTTIAFGILGLEPLLPAFWQAHPEIVVDISLSDEIVDMYLDRTDVAFRVGPLQASAMVARRIGVVKRRIVASPDYINRLGEPKRVQDLSRHNCLGFNFRRSAPVWPLKESGRIVDRAISGSLLANNAQSLRRMAIAGIGLARLADYHVRDDISAGHLVEVLEGTAGDEEQIHALYHGGPRLPFRVRAFLDFMCPRLTDFMDGRARNGRQAVQASGGRIAANSARRSSRKEGS